In Raphanus sativus cultivar WK10039 unplaced genomic scaffold, ASM80110v3 Scaffold2380, whole genome shotgun sequence, a genomic segment contains:
- the LOC108850125 gene encoding uncharacterized protein LOC108850125 → MAQSASSSSIVYKNEDGILCKCNGLARIEQAWTEDNPGRRFYTCKSRIRKEACGFFRWYDVEKPHGWQHLALCEARDTMKGQKEEIKYLRDVVKALSHEKESDHPSSTDEDLKLSREECESLRREVEILNERSRVYRNVLITSTVGFVVVLGVIVSMGK, encoded by the coding sequence ATGGCTCAAAGTGCAAGCTCATCTTCGATTGTGTACAAGAATGAAGATGGGATCTTGTGTAAGTGCAACGGGTTAGCAAGGATTGAACAAGCCTGGACTGAAGACAATCCTGGACGCCGGTTCTATACTTGTAAAAGTCGCATCAGAAAAGAAGCTTGTGGTTTTTTTCGTTGGTACGACGTTGAGAAGCCGCATGGATGGCAACATCTGGCTTTGTGTGAGGCAAGGGATACCATGAAAGGGCAGAAAGAGGAGATTAAGTACTTAAGAGATGTTGTTAAGGCACTTTCTCATGAGAAAGAAAGTGATCATCCGAGCTCAACTGATGAGGACCTGAAGCTAAGCCGTGAAGAATGTGAGTCTCTAAGGCGTGAAGTGGAGATACTGAACGAGAGGAGCAGGGTGTATCGGAATGTCCTGATAACTTCAACTGTCGGGTTTGTTGTGGTTCTTGGAGTGATTGTGTCGATGGGGAAGTAG